The Chryseobacterium indologenes genomic sequence AAGAAAAATGTAGAGGAAGCTATTCAGGATTCTAAATTTACGGTTCAGCTTGAAGATCTTGACAGCAGCGATGCTCCGTTTACGATTACCCAGCCTGAGTTTATGCGAAGAATGAAGGAGATGCAGGCAACCGGTGGAGGCGGTATGTTCGGAATGGGAGGTTTCCCGGAAATGTATAATCTTGTTGTGAATTCTAACAGTGAACTTTCTCAACAGATCTTAAAAACGGAGAATACCGAAGAGAAGCAAAATGTAATCAAATACGCTTTGGATCTTGCTAAGTTATCCCAAAATCTACTAAAAGGAAAAGACCTGACAGATTTTATCCAGAGAAGCTATAAGCAACTTGAAAAGTAATATACAAAAGACTGTTTCCATCTGAAACAGTCTTTTTTTGAAAATGTTGGAAGACGCAAGTCTCATAAAAATTCTTTGTGTCATTGCATTATCTCCAACAAAACAATCTAAAAATCATTAACAATTGATCTAATTTAGATTCATATTATAAAGCTTTTCTATAATTTCTATTCGCCTTCATTAGTTTACCCTACATTTTTCCGGTTTTCTATTGTATACATTGAGCTTTTTTGCCATTTTTGTATAAAATGTAGGTCATGCAAAAAGAAAAATTACGACTTATTAGAAAGCAAAAAGGCTATACCCAGCAGCAGGTAGCAGATTTTATCGCTACAGATGTATCTAATTACAGCAGGAAAGAAAGTGGTGATGTAAAAATTATTCCTGATGAGTGGAACAAAATAGCCCGTTTTTTAGATGTTCCCTTAGAAGATATTTACGAAGAAGAGATCGCAGCAGTAGTTGTTAATAATGATCATCCTGTATTTAATGACCGATCTGCAGGTGCAATCACTAATCAGAATAATTATGATAATATTCCGGGAGCTATCATTGAAAATTTACAAGGATATATTGCCTTGTTAAAAGAAGAAAACGAAAGACTGAAAGAGGAATCAAAAGGTTCTCAAAGCCCTTCGACACGAGTAAAAAAATAAAAATAGAGTGTCGGACTGGAACAATATTTATATCACTCATATCAATGGTATGGGTGATATTTTTTTTCTGATTCCGAGATTCTCTTGAAGAACAATGAAATCCGAATATTTTATTTTATAATAAGAATGATTCTGTCTCCGAAAGAAAAATTAATTACAGCTCATCTATCGGGTCCCAAAACAATTTTTTGAAACCTTTTATCCTCAGATTTTCCACAGTAATTCCTTCCGCTTCCAATCTCTTCTGGAACTCCGGAACAGATAATGTCCCTGAACTGGAAATGACACGATGGGCAGGAACATCTTCAGGGCAACCTCCCATAGCCTTTCCTACATGACGGGAATGATTAGGATAGCCTACAGCCTTGGCTATGGCACCATATGTGGAAACTCTTCCTTTTGGAATAAGTCTGGTCACATCGTATACCTGTTGTTTGAAAATTTCGTCCATAATTATTGTTTTTGCATCCTCCCAATTTGGAAAATCATTTTTAATGTTTGCATCATTTTTGAACTATCACAATTAATACTGCATTAAAAGATAAAGATATGAAAAAATCGTTTTTCAGATTGCTGAATGTGATCAATAAAAAGATCCTTCCGAAGTTGAGTAATAAGGATCCTAATCAATTATCGAAAATTGAAAAAGGTATTTTAGCTTACCGCTATTTTGTGTTAGTCAATTCATTGGATTGATTTTGTATTCCCTTAGATGAAGCAGCTTATGCAGATGAGAACTGAAAAGTCATCGTCTTTATGATTTCCAGCAAGTAATTATTATCTGTGGACCCTGCGTATTACAAAAAAAACGCTCCAAAAATTTGAAGCGCTGTTATTTTAATCTCTGTGGAGAATGGTATTCTTAATTTTCTAAGATATAAGAGAACATTAATGGTGCACAGATCGTTGCATCACTTTCAACGATAAACTTCGGTGTAGTGATATCCAGTTTACCCCAGGTGATTTTTTCATTGGGAACTGCTCCGGAGTATGAACCATAAGATGTTGTAGAGTCAGAAATCTGGCAGAAATAAGACCAGAAAGGAATGTCATGCATTTCCATATCCTGATACAACATAGGTACTACACAAATTGGGAAATCTCCTGCGATACCTCCACCGATCTGGAAGAATCCGACTCCTTTTCCTCCTGAATTTTTAGTATACCAGTCAGCAAGGTAAGTCATATATTCAATCCCTGATTTCATTGTAGTTGCTTTTAGCTCTCCTTTGATACAGTAAGAAGCAAAGATGTTACCCATTGTAGAGTCTTCCCATCCCGGAACTACGATTGGCAAGTTTGCTTCAGCAGCAGCGATCATCCATGAGTTCTCTCTAGGAATTTCATAATACTGCTCCAATACTCCAGAAAGGATCATTTTGTACATATATTCGTGTGGGAAATATCTTTCTCCTTTAGCTTCTGCATCTTTCCAGATTTCTACAATATGCTTCTGTAATCTTCTG encodes the following:
- a CDS encoding helix-turn-helix transcriptional regulator; the protein is MQKEKLRLIRKQKGYTQQQVADFIATDVSNYSRKESGDVKIIPDEWNKIARFLDVPLEDIYEEEIAAVVVNNDHPVFNDRSAGAITNQNNYDNIPGAIIENLQGYIALLKEENERLKEESKGSQSPSTRVKK
- a CDS encoding MGMT family protein — protein: MDEIFKQQVYDVTRLIPKGRVSTYGAIAKAVGYPNHSRHVGKAMGGCPEDVPAHRVISSSGTLSVPEFQKRLEAEGITVENLRIKGFKKLFWDPIDEL
- a CDS encoding deoxyhypusine synthase family protein; this translates as MSKPITEFIEKYYLHFNAAALVDASKGYVAHLKDGGKMMITLAGAMSTAELGKILAEMIRQGKVDFISCTGANLEEDLMNLVAHSHYERVPHYRDLTAQDEWDLLERGLNRVTDTCIPEEEAFRRLQKHIVEIWKDAEAKGERYFPHEYMYKMILSGVLEQYYEIPRENSWMIAAAEANLPIVVPGWEDSTMGNIFASYCIKGELKATTMKSGIEYMTYLADWYTKNSGGKGVGFFQIGGGIAGDFPICVVPMLYQDMEMHDIPFWSYFCQISDSTTSYGSYSGAVPNEKITWGKLDITTPKFIVESDATICAPLMFSYILEN